A single genomic interval of Paracoccus contaminans harbors:
- a CDS encoding GH25 family lysozyme — protein MKMWIRAAALVAIAALAGCGGGASRRVVTDASIGSGQPVSGSYVGGAVPALGDSAPHVWTSGHPYNNQVHGVDVSRYQGSVDWATARAAGISFAFLKATEGGDHSDPAFPAYWAQTRAAGIPRGAYHFYYFCRSGAEQAAWFIANVPRERGALPPVVDLEWVHNSRTCRYQPSPAEIHQEVGTFMAILTQYYGQRPIVYTTVDFYRDAQLGRMNAEFWLRSVADHPRGTYPGQRWSFWQYTGTGTAPGFRGNVDLNTFAGNRAQWNRWLASRMQR, from the coding sequence ATGAAGATGTGGATCAGGGCGGCAGCCCTCGTGGCGATTGCGGCACTGGCGGGTTGCGGCGGGGGGGCAAGCCGGCGCGTCGTGACCGATGCGAGCATCGGGTCGGGCCAGCCGGTGAGCGGCAGCTATGTCGGCGGCGCGGTGCCGGCGCTGGGCGACAGCGCCCCCCATGTCTGGACCTCGGGCCACCCCTACAACAACCAGGTCCACGGGGTGGACGTGTCGCGCTATCAGGGCAGCGTGGACTGGGCGACGGCGCGGGCAGCCGGGATCAGCTTCGCCTTTCTCAAGGCGACGGAAGGGGGCGATCATTCGGACCCGGCCTTCCCGGCCTACTGGGCGCAGACGCGAGCGGCGGGCATTCCGCGCGGGGCCTATCACTTCTACTATTTCTGCCGCTCGGGGGCCGAGCAGGCGGCCTGGTTCATCGCCAATGTCCCGCGTGAACGGGGCGCGTTGCCGCCGGTCGTCGATCTGGAATGGGTCCATAATTCGCGGACCTGCCGCTATCAGCCCAGCCCGGCTGAAATCCATCAGGAGGTCGGCACCTTCATGGCGATCCTGACGCAGTATTACGGCCAGCGCCCGATCGTCTATACCACCGTCGATTTCTACCGCGACGCCCAGCTTGGCCGCATGAATGCCGAGTTCTGGCTGCGCTCGGTCGCCGACCATCCCCGCGGCACCTATCCCGGCCAGCGGTGGAGCTTCTGGCAATACACCGGAACGGGCACCGCGCCCGGCTTTCGCGGCAATGTCGATCTGAACACCTTTGCCGGCAACCGGGCGCAGTGGAACCGCTGGCTTGCCAGCCGGATGCAGCGCTGA
- a CDS encoding FAD-binding oxidoreductase gives MPIAPSVLSELRNVLGDRLSTGESDLALHAASETFHRAPPPDAVGFPLDTAEVSRVLAICNAHRVPVIGWGTGTSLEGHALAVRGGLVLDMMRMDKVLDIRPEDMLAVVQPGVTRETLNTELRATGLMFPVDPGANASLGGMASTRASGTTAVRYGTMRQNVLALEAVLADGTVIRTGSRAAKSSAGYDLTALLVGSEGTLAIITELTLRLHPQPEDVAAAVCAFPTLEDAVTCVAQTMQMGIPMARIEFMDAMAMRAVNMHMGSAYPEQPHLMVEFNGSPQSVKADAESFGAIAAENHGQGFAWATSLDERNRLWAARHASYYAALKLRPGATGISTDICVPMSELPAAVAAASEDMHRSGLMGDVVGHVGDGNFHVLMLLEPGNQDEIAIAKGVAERMAHRALAVGGTISGEHGIGVGKRGLMDAQHGAAWGVMGSIKRALDPNNIMNPGKLVPDLN, from the coding sequence GTGCCGATCGCCCCATCCGTCCTGTCCGAACTGCGCAACGTGCTGGGCGACCGGCTGTCCACCGGCGAATCCGACCTGGCCCTGCACGCCGCATCCGAAACGTTCCACCGCGCCCCGCCCCCCGATGCGGTGGGCTTTCCGCTGGACACGGCCGAGGTGTCGCGCGTGCTGGCGATCTGCAATGCGCACCGGGTGCCGGTGATCGGATGGGGGACGGGCACCTCGCTGGAAGGGCATGCGCTGGCCGTCCGGGGCGGTCTGGTGCTGGACATGATGCGGATGGACAAGGTGCTGGATATCCGGCCCGAGGACATGCTGGCCGTCGTCCAGCCGGGCGTCACGCGCGAGACGCTGAACACGGAGCTGCGCGCGACGGGCCTGATGTTTCCCGTCGATCCGGGCGCGAATGCCAGCCTTGGCGGCATGGCATCGACCCGCGCCAGCGGGACCACGGCGGTCCGCTATGGCACCATGCGCCAGAACGTCCTCGCGCTCGAGGCTGTGCTGGCGGACGGCACCGTGATCCGCACCGGCAGCCGCGCGGCCAAGTCCAGCGCCGGCTATGACCTGACCGCGCTGCTGGTCGGGTCCGAGGGCACGCTGGCGATCATCACCGAACTGACGCTGCGCCTGCACCCCCAGCCCGAAGATGTCGCCGCCGCCGTCTGCGCCTTTCCGACGCTCGAGGATGCAGTCACCTGCGTGGCGCAGACGATGCAGATGGGCATCCCGATGGCGCGGATCGAGTTCATGGACGCGATGGCCATGCGCGCGGTCAACATGCACATGGGATCGGCCTATCCCGAACAGCCGCATCTGATGGTCGAGTTCAACGGCTCGCCGCAGTCGGTCAAGGCCGATGCGGAAAGCTTCGGTGCGATCGCGGCCGAAAACCATGGGCAGGGGTTCGCCTGGGCCACCAGCCTGGACGAGCGAAACCGCCTGTGGGCGGCGCGCCATGCGTCCTATTACGCGGCGCTCAAGCTGCGGCCGGGCGCGACGGGGATCAGCACCGACATCTGCGTGCCGATGTCCGAACTGCCTGCGGCGGTCGCGGCCGCGTCCGAGGACATGCACCGGTCGGGCCTGATGGGCGACGTGGTGGGCCATGTGGGCGACGGCAACTTTCATGTGCTGATGCTGCTTGAACCCGGCAACCAGGACGAGATCGCCATCGCCAAGGGCGTGGCCGAGCGGATGGCGCACCGCGCCCTCGCGGTCGGGGGCACGATCAGCGGCGAGCACGGCATCGGCGTGGGCAAGCGGGGCCTGATGGATGCCCAGCACGGCGCGGCTTGGGGAGTGATGGGGTCGATCAAGCGGGCGCTTGATCCCAACAACATCATGAACCCCGGCAAGCTGGTGCCCGACCTGAACTGA
- a CDS encoding type II CAAX prenyl endopeptidase Rce1 family protein: MAQAARWAEFLALFVGVPVVMAVFLPPNALFPALFAFTLAGLALIRATGDFDWSQLVHGWGRVNWGRMILFALLVAVIGLMVMRATRPGFLPNVSPERLSFLAVLWLLYPLLSALPQELIFRALYFHRYAPMMGGERRARLVNAAIFSLAHLMYWSVVVAVLTFLGGWLFARLYQAKGFPAAWAAHALAGNVLFTVGMGAYFWSGNVVRPF, translated from the coding sequence ATGGCGCAGGCAGCGCGATGGGCCGAGTTCCTGGCGCTGTTCGTGGGCGTGCCGGTGGTCATGGCGGTGTTCCTGCCGCCGAATGCGCTGTTTCCGGCGCTCTTCGCCTTTACCCTGGCCGGGCTGGCGCTGATCCGCGCGACGGGCGATTTCGACTGGTCGCAGCTGGTCCATGGCTGGGGCAGGGTCAACTGGGGGCGCATGATCCTCTTTGCGCTGCTGGTGGCGGTCATCGGGCTGATGGTCATGCGGGCGACCCGGCCCGGCTTCCTGCCCAATGTGAGCCCGGAGCGGCTGAGCTTTCTGGCCGTTCTGTGGCTGCTTTATCCGCTGCTGTCGGCGCTGCCGCAGGAACTGATCTTCCGGGCGCTGTATTTCCACCGCTATGCCCCCATGATGGGGGGCGAGCGGCGCGCGCGGCTGGTGAATGCGGCGATCTTTTCGCTGGCGCATCTGATGTACTGGTCGGTCGTGGTGGCGGTGCTGACCTTCCTGGGCGGCTGGCTTTTCGCCCGTCTTTATCAGGCCAAGGGTTTCCCTGCCGCCTGGGCGGCGCATGCGCTGGCGGGGAACGTGCTGTTCACGGTCGGGATGGGCGCCTATTTCTGGTCCGGCAATGTCGTGCGGCCGTTCTAG